The sequence TCTCTATTGCTTCAGCAAGTAAGCGATCAGCTTTCTGCATCATAGAATCACCCATTTCAAGTTGTTGACGTGCATATTGGGCAGAATGGCAGTTAGTGCACCTTTTTATCATTTTGTTGCGTTCAGTCTGCCATGCTTCTTCTGTAAGCCTAACCATATCTACTGATTTTACTGCTTCGAGCCGCGCAGTGGGCTCGCCAGTTTCGGGGTTAATGACACCGAGGGCTTTTAGAATAGTAATTCTATCAGCTTTCCATTGAGGGTCTTCCGGTAAGGGCAGTCTTACCCCAAGAAATCCCCACGCTGTGCGGTTTTCATGGGTACCGCCTGGTAGATGACAGTACTGACAGGATGGAGCCTGAGCATTTTCTGGTAAATTGCCAGAGTTTTTCACAAACCAGCGTGTTCCGTGTTTGGCACTTTCCCACATCTCCCATTGTGGATGATCATAACCCATGTGACATTGCTGACATGCTTTAGGATCTAAAGCCTCCTTTTTTGAAAAACTATGTCTGGTATGACACTCATCACAAGAATTATTCTGATACCGATAACCTTTTGCTGATTGTTCCTTTTTCTGAGCTTCGGTTTTGATTCCCATATTATGGCAACCTCCGCAACCTCTTCCGCCCTCCATAAGCTCATCTGGTTCCACATGTGTAATGGGCAAAGCATTCATCGAAGTCCATCCAAAATTGTGCTTTCCTTTTGAAAATTCATCAAACTGTTTCTTATGACACCGAGCACAAAGATTTTCGTCTGGAAGTTCTGCGAGCTTGACATTCTGAGGTCCGGTATGTTTATTCCCATGGCATGTTGAACATGTTACTTCCTTAGTGCTATGTTTGCTGGCTTCCCAGTCTTTCACAAGTCCTGGAGTTACACCCATATGACAGTTAACACAAAACTCTGCATGTGCCAATGAATTATCCATTAACCCCACATATGAAAAGAGAAGGGAAAATGATATGATAATAATTAGTTTTTTCATGACATCCCCCTTTTTAAAATGTTAGTATTGTCAAAAGTTTTTTCTCAAAAAGACTTAAAACCCTTAATTATCAATGCATAGTTTATTTTTTGCTTGCCTCCTTCTCTCCCCGCCCGCGGGGGATACTGTAAAGATCCTTTGTTCCCCGCCAAAGGGGTATACTGTAAAGATATCTCTTGTTAGGGGATAATATTGTAACTCCCCTCTCAGTTTGTTTTCATATCCCGTACTTTTTCCCATGAAACTTTTGACATTACCAAAATATTTTCTAATGAACTCTATTTAATGCGTTTAGTCAAAAGCCATCTTTGTCTTCCAAACCTTCCATACATTTCCGACAAGGTCTGGTCCTGGTTTTAAAGTTATCTTGCCGGGTTTCCATCCTGATGGCATTGCTTCTGTCCCTTTACTTTTCCGTACATGTTGGAACGCCTGTATCTGCCTGATAGATTCACTCACATTCCTACCAACAGGTGGAGTCAGTATCTCGTATCCCTGAATTATTCCATCAGGGTCAATTATAAATCTTCCCCTTGTTTCAACACCTGCATTATCATCATATACACCGTAAACACTCCCAACTTTTCCTCCGGTGTCAGATAGCATAGGGAAGGGTATTCCGCCTTTTACCATTTTTGAAAGTTCGTGGTCATTCCACATCTTGTGAACAAATACACTGTCGATACTCATAGAGAATATCTCGACACCAAGTTTTTTAAACTCAGGGTATTTTTCAGCAACTGCTGAAAGTTCTGTTGCTCACACAAAGGTAAAATCACCCGGATAGAAACAAAGTAAAATCCATTTCCCAAAATATTCTGATAGTTGTAAATTGACGAATTTCCCCTGATGATAAGCTGGAGCAGTGAAATCCGGTGCTTTTCGCCCGATAAGAATCATGGTCTTTTCCTCCTTTTTCATAGGCTGTTCATTTTCCGGTATTTTTTCTTTTTCCTTTTCTCCAACAACGCCTCCGGTTGGTCGTGCACAACCGGGTTTAAATTCTTGCGGCATAAAAACCTCCTTTCATATTATTTTTTTAAAGTGTTATTAAGAATCAATAAAACAGTGCAATCTATAAACAAAAATATGTTTAAGATTGCACTCACCCTGTGCAAATTTCTGAACTTCCTCATAGTTAGAGATTCAGCAAATCGTGTTTCAATTGTCGCAATTTGATAATTTATCTTATATAGTAATAATTCCTGTCTAAAATAAAAGATATATTACCTTCTTAAGCATTTAGGGCAGAGACCTTCAAGAACTACTTTCTTGTTCACTACCTTA is a genomic window of Nitrospirota bacterium containing:
- a CDS encoding cytochrome C, whose amino-acid sequence is MKKLIIIISFSLLFSYVGLMDNSLAHAEFCVNCHMGVTPGLVKDWEASKHSTKEVTCSTCHGNKHTGPQNVKLAELPDENLCARCHKKQFDEFSKGKHNFGWTSMNALPITHVEPDELMEGGRGCGGCHNMGIKTEAQKKEQSAKGYRYQNNSCDECHTRHSFSKKEALDPKACQQCHMGYDHPQWEMWESAKHGTRWFVKNSGNLPENAQAPSCQYCHLPGGTHENRTAWGFLGVRLPLPEDPQWKADRITILKALGVINPETGEPTARLEAVKSVDMVRLTEEAWQTERNKMIKRCTNCHSAQYARQQLEMGDSMMQKADRLLAEAIEIVAGLYKDGIIKKPDNYTFAYPDFLYFMHTGGGDTNKLSYIDQVLFQMYMKHRMRTYQAFFHVNPDYAYWYGWAMMVKDLGNIKELAQTMRATHHK
- a CDS encoding peroxiredoxin; amino-acid sequence: MPQEFKPGCARPTGGVVGEKEKEKIPENEQPMKKEEKTMILIGRKAPDFTAPAYHQGKFVNLQLSEYFGKWILLCFYPGDFTFVUATELSAVAEKYPEFKKLGVEIFSMSIDSVFVHKMWNDHELSKMVKGGIPFPMLSDTGGKVGSVYGVYDDNAGVETRGRFIIDPDGIIQGYEILTPPVGRNVSESIRQIQAFQHVRKSKGTEAMPSGWKPGKITLKPGPDLVGNVWKVWKTKMAFD